The segment GTCACAGGAGGGTGAGCCGTCGCCCGAGGAAGAACCCGAACCCGAAGTCACCCAGCTCCCGAGTGCCGAGGCTGAGCCCGAGTCCGCTCCGGAGCCGAGCTCCGCCGACGAGGTCGGCGGCGAAGTGGACGACCAACCCGCAGCCGAGACCAGCCCCACCATGAAACGGCACCCCCGCACCAAGCGCCGACCGAAGGCAAGCGCCACCTGACCCCGTACAGCTCGACCTGGGAGGGCGGCGCATGCCGCGCTCCCTCCGGAGCGCCATGACCAACGACACCGGAGCCATCGCCCGCCAACGCCACTTCACCCCCCAAGGGGTAGTTCGGCGCCGGCGGGCCGCTCCGCCTGTACGCTGATCCGCCCTTCGACCGGCCCGAAGCCGGGAAAGCCCCCGGCGTCGGGTCGCTCGACCTGGTGTAGTGCGCCGTTGATCGAAATCCTGTTCGCAGAGGTCCGGCCTGCGACAACAGCCAAGAGGCTCCGCCCCCGAAGACCGAGGCGGAGCCTCTGCGCGTTGGAAGGGAAATCCGCTGCGCGAAGGTTCCGTCAACTTTGGCCTGGTACAGCCCTGTGAGCCGGAAACCGGAAGTCTTGGCACCGTCAGTATCGTGGATGAGTAAGCTCACCCCACGCTCTGCGACCGCCCTGTTCGCGGGGTTTGAGAGCGGTCGCATCGTCGGGAGCATGACGGCAGACTCTGAGCACCGGGACTCGCACCTACACCTGGCTTTCCAGCAGGCGTAGCCGCCTGTCCATATTCTCGGCCTCGACAATTTCGCCTTGGCCGCGGGCATCCTTAATGCCTTTTCTGATTACTTGACGAGCCTGCTCGGTGAGCAGCCCCGGGTTCTGTTGTAGGACTTGCATGGCAGCTTGGTCGGTCGGCGCCCTCATGAAGCTGTTGATGCCATCAAACATCGGCTGCATGGCATTACCCACCAGTTCAGCCATTTGACGGGCGAACTCTTCATCGCTTGGGTCGGGTTGCGTTGACATCGCGTCCCACCTCACTGTAACCAGGAATGCAATCTTCTTTACTAGGACCGCCTGAAGAGGCGAGCTGACCCCCCATCCAGACCAACACACTCGTGGACACCCTGCAACTTTCTGAGTTTCTATCTGGATCACCGTCAGAATACGGCCTCATTAGTGATCTTGTCAGGTGATGATGGAGCGGCTGATCATGTGTCCGAATCATCTGGATACCCTCCATTCACCGCGCAGGGGGCGCGCTGCTTCACCAAGATGCGGCGATGAGCGCGTGGGCAGATACTGGGAGTAGTCATGGTTTGGGGGGCCAGGCTGCTGAATCTTTGGTTACAGAGGTTTCGCACACAACCGTGGTGGCGTAGATCAGCTCGGTGGCGTGACAGCTAATTCTTCTGACACCAGTGACGACCACGCGCCATCGGGTGAAGTCGCCGAGCTGCGGCGACGCGTTGGAGTGAATTCGATGACAAATGCAGGCTTCCCAGAAGGTGCTGGTGCTGAGTACGAGGAGGATCGCGCTCGGCTAGAGAGGCTGCTGAGGGATAGGTCAGGACCACCTCAGGCTCAGGCCCATGCGTTGCTTGAGTTCGCAACGGAGCTTTTGGTGGCTGCTCGCAATCTCGATTTCGGGCAGCAAGCCTCGACTGCTGCCCTGCAACGTTTGGAGCAAGAGGAGGACACCGACTTTGTACTCCGTAGCTACGCCCATATGCAGGTGGGTGGGCTAGCCCTGATCCAAGGAGACCAGGAGCAGGCCCGGTTGCATGTGGAACGGATGCGGCACTTTGCTGAGATTGCTGGGGAGTCCGAGGCGCAGACACAAGCTGAGATGTTGCTGGCTAACCTGGCCCAGGCCCGGGGCGACCTAGCACAGGCACAGCAGCACTGGGGGCAAGTGCTCCGCTTGAGCGCGAGGGCTGAGGACGTGGATCAGCAAGCTGCCGCGAACTGGTTCATCGGCATGCTCGCCGTTGACCAGGGAAAACTAGCGGAGGCGAGACGCCACGTGGAGCAGGTGCTGGCGTTGACGGAGAATCCGCTACTACTAGGCGGGGCCGAGCTACTCCTCGGCGGACTCGCGCGGCGCCATGGCAATCTCGCGAAGGCCAAGCAGCATGCGCGGCGATCGGTGGAGTTGGCGGAGGCTGCGAATAGCGTGCTCGGACGAGGGGATTCTTGCCTTTTCGCGGCTCAGCTGTCGCGGGACGAGGGGAATCTGGCCGAGGCGCAACGGCTTGCCGAGCAGGCATTGAACCTGGCCGAGGCGGCTGGCGACGAGCTGGAGCCTGAGGAGTCACTTCGATTTTTGAGCCAAGCCCATTGTGTTGCAGGGACGTTGGCCAGGGAACGGGGGGATCTTACCGAGGGGCAACGGCTTGCTGAGAAGGCGTTGGAGCTGGCCGAGACCGCTGGAAGTCGTGGGATGCAGGCCGATGCTCACGACCTACTGGCATTGATTGCGGGGCATGAATGGGGGGATCTTTCTCGGGCACGGCAGCATGCGGAGCGGGCGTTGGAGCTGGCCGAGGCTACGGGTGATGTACTGCAGCAGAGTCGAGCTCAAAACAAGCTGGGTGAGCTGGCTGGGCATCAGTCTGGTGATCTGACCCAGGCACGAGAGCAAGTGCAGCGGGCGTTGCAGCTGGCCGAGGCCGCCGAGGACGTATTCGAACAAGCCCACGACCATGCAATGCTCGGCGAGATAGCCCGGGTCCAGGGTGACCCCAGCGTGTTTGAAGAGCATGTGAAGCAGGCACTGGAGCTGGCCGAGGCTGTCCACCACAGGGTGGGTCAGGGCAACGCCCACCACCTTCTTGCCGAGCTGCACTACCAGCGGGGCCAAGTCCCGCAGGCGCGAGAACACCTGGAACAGGCTCTGTCGCTTGCTAAGAGTGCTGGGGATACGCCGGAGCAGAGCAAGGCACACTTGATGCTCGGCGACCTCGCTCGCCTGCGCCATGAATATCCTTCCGCCTGCAATCATGCTCAGAAGGCCCTCGAGTTGGCAGCGGAGGCGGGGGATGATATCGGTGCAGCCAAGGCCCACGTAGTCCTGTCGAATACGCTAGTAGCAGACTCGCCTTGGGAGCTAGCGACTGCGCTCAAACACATGATGGCAGCGATCCGCACACGGGAAAGAGTGCGACTGCGAGTAGGCAGTTCTGCCGACCGGGCGCGCATCCTCGCCGATTCTGCGGACTGGGACCAGGTAGCTCTATCACAGGCGGCAAGCCTTGGTGATGGATGGGCTGGCCTGGAACTTGCAGAGATCGGCCGGGGAGAGGCGTTGGCGCAACTTCTGCACTCCCGCGGCACTTACGGTGACGCGCCAGAACCGGTACGAGCCCTCCTACACGATCTGGACGAGGTGCACTCCCGCAGGGGGGCACTGCTCGACCCGCGGCCCATCGCTGACGAGCGTGTCATCGACCCGGGACTGCTGCGCGCCCGTAAGGAGGCCCAGGAGGAACTCGACGAGCGGATCGCACAACTTCACAGGGAACTGGCCACGGCCGTGGGCAGCGCGTTCCAGCGCGCCTTCACGGCTGAGCCGATTGCCGCCGACAGCTTGCGGGCGCGTCTGCGTGGAAACGTCCATGCGCTACTGCTCAGACTCTTTCCACTTCCACACGGCGAGGGGTCTGGCGGCCGGCTGCTGTACTCCGTGTGGGTGCCTCCGGAACCGACCAAATCGCCAGTCATTGAGGAGAAGGAGCTAACTGCGGAGCAGGTCAACTGGCTGACTGACCTAACGAGTCCGAGAGACGCACACCTAGCCGGTTGGCGTCTACTAGAAGACACCGGACATCGCTGGCGCCGTGAGCTGGGCGAATGTTTGCTGCCCGCAGAGTTGCGCACGCACTTGAGCGAGCTGAGCCGGAGCACGGAAGGAGAACCGCCAACCCTGCTGATCGTGCCTAGCGGGGAACTTTGGGGGCTGCCATTCGCCACCCTTGACGTTAGCGGGCGCTGCCTGCTGGATCTCGCTGCCCTAACCTTGCTGCCTGCTTTGCGGATGCTGCCCGAAACCCCGCCGTTGAGGCAACCACACAAAGACGGCGGAGGGTCAGCGCAAGCCCTGGCATACATAACCAGACCAGACGCGCAAGCCGAACGCGACCAGCTCGCCCACGACTACGGAAGCCAACTAGATGTAGAAACCGACCCCCAACAGCTGGTGACCAAGCTACGCAACGGCGACCGTTACCAACTTGGAGTTCTGTCCGTACACGGGGACGCGGAGCTCGGACTGGCGCACAGCATCGAACTCCAGCACGATCCGCCCCACAAACTGTCCGCCGCCCGCCTCCTCGGCCTCAGCCTTCCGCCGCGTCTAGTGATCGGTGCCTGCTGGTCAACGCGCGTGTCGTCTGGTCCAGGCGAGGAGCCGATTGGACTGCCCACTGTGGCCCTCACTCGCGGCGCTACCTCGCTCACGACTGCGCTTTACCCGGTCCCCGACAAGGCTACGGGAACTATTCTTGCCGCCTATTACCAGCAACTGGCTGCCGGCGTGCCGCCCGTTCACGCCTTGCGCAACGCGCAGAGAGGTTACATCGCCGCTGCGCAGCACGACGATTCTCCCGACTGGGAGCTTGGAGGGACTCCTGGGTACTGGGCAGGCCTGACGCTACTCACCATCGAACCCGGGCTGCAAGGCTCTGGCGATCGCGATGGATGACCTCAGCCACCTGCAGTCTCGCCATCGGCTGGGTGCCAGAGCCAGCACTTCGAGCCATGGTTGAAGCTCAGAGTTCCGGACGCGAAGCGTGACAGATCCAGACTGTGGAGTTGCTCATAAGCTTCTTCGGGAAGACCTGGCTCGAGGAGTACCTGCAGCTCCGTTCCCCTGTCCTGGAACGCCGCTTTGTGACCTCCGGCACCGGATGCTTGGAAAAGATCCTCAATTGCTTGCCGAAGTGCTCGGTAGGCATCTTCGCCCATGCTGCTGAGAAACGCCTGCAGCGGAAGAATTACAAGAATTAACAACATCTCGATACTGCGCACATTTGGGCGGGGGCTAGGTGCGTGGACGCCCAACGCCGACAACGTGCCGAGGAAACGCTGACTCATGTCTCTTGGCATGTCTCTGCCGAAGCTGACATCTGCCTCTATGACATCTGGCCTGCTCACGAACCCTCCTTCGCTGCGTCGTGCCCGCCATTCGATTAGTTGGCGAGCAGACATCGGATTGCGCCAAGTAACCTCCCCCCACCTAGGTCAGCACACTCTCGTGTGCCTCGCACCCTTTGAACAGCACAACGGAGCAATCCAGAGTGATTTCCACTTGCTCTTCTCCAGCGCATGCCTCTGGCCACGCTGGGGCAGCTGGCCAAGCTCCGCTGGCGCATCGAGCACGACTACCGCGAGATAAAGCAGGTCCTGGGCCTGGCCCACTTCGAGGGCCTCACCGGGAAATCGGTTTCCTGTTTCGGAAGATCCCCTGGCCTACGACAACGGCCACGGAAGCTCCGCTCCCGAGTACGGGGGCGGGGCCTCTGCGCATTGGAAGGGGAATCCGCTGCGGCATGGTTCGACCGCGTCTGCTGAGCTGGAGCGACGTCCACGAGTTCGTATCGGGCAGGTCTCTCAGGGAGCGGCAGGGACCACGGAGGGACCGCAAGGACAGGAACCAACCGACAAGGAACGCGCAAGGCTGACATGGATGCACACGTCTGACCTGCAAGAACGGCGTGAATCGGCAAGGATCGGCAAGGACTGCCAAGATCCTCAATGGACTCATAATCCGTCGGTCGTGGGTTCGAGTCCCACCCGCCCCACCGTGCAGGTCGCTGACCTGCGAAAACGTCTCATCATGGGCGTGGGTTCAGGACTTTGGCCCAACGGATTGAATCCGCTGCTCGCGAGTTCGAAATCTCGTGGGTCTCGTGCTGTTCGGAAGTACCTTGACGGCTCTGACCTGCGACGGAACAGGTAGCCAAGATTATTGTCGGCCTCTGGGACCGCTGCCCTGGGGCTCGAGGCCGAGGTCCAGGGACCAGACAGGGACCAAGACGGCGCCGATGCGTCGCGTGTGTGGGATCCAAGGCCGGGGCACTTCTCATTCGCTGGCTGTGGGCCGTCGTCCGCAGTGCGTCCGGTCGGGTTCCGCGCGCACCGGTCGTAAGTGGATGCTGGTGCGTTTGGTGCTGCCAGTGGTGGAGCGGCGCGTGTTGCTGATGTTGTGGCCGATTGGCGATCCCGGTTATTGAGGGTCCGCTGCGCCGGAGGGTGGTGGTCGCCATTGCCCGCTCAGTGATCGTGGCGCCGGCGAGCGCGCTGGACTGTCCGGAAACGGCCCGAACAGAAAACGGCCCTGTTTCGGGTCACGCAGTGCGTAGTGTCTGCAGATGTGGAAGGGGCGGGTGCTGTGGCCGAGGCAGGCGGGGGCGGGGGCCGGTACCCATGGACACGTCGTGTTCATGGGAGTGGCTCCCCGCCCGAAGTCGACCGCTTCGGCTGGGTGGTCGACACTCCGTGGGCGCGGACGGGGGACTCGCTGGCCGATCGGCGCGAGGACGCGCTGCTCGTGGTGCTGGGCGAGCGGGGATCCGGCAAGAGCGACCTGTTCATTCAGGAAGCCGCGGCGCTGCAGTCTGAGGGGCACACCGTGGGCCTGGTCGACCTGAAGGAGCGTGGCCGCTTCTACGAAACAGGCAGCGCGCGCCAGGAGTTGGGTGCTGTCCTGGAGCGGGCTTCTGAGGGGGAGCCGGGGTACGTCCTGTTGGACAGTCTCGATGAGGGACTGGACCGGCTCGGGATTCTGGACGAGGTCCTGATTGCCTGTCTGAAGGAACTCGGCAGGGAGCGGCGGAGTCGACTGCGGCTGCGCATCGCCTGCCGCTCGGGCCGGTGGCCCCGGGGGCTGGAAAGAGATCTGGAGTTGCTGTCGGCGCCTGGGGTGGTTTCGGTAGTCGGTGTGACGTCGCTGAGCCGTTCCGACGTAGAGATGGCTGCCGCCTTCGATGGTCTCGACGGCCGTAGGGTCATCCAGCGGCTTCAACAGAAGGGGGCGGTGGCTCTGGCCCGGTCCCCGATCACCTTGAAACCGCTGCTGGAAGCCGAACGGGAAGGATGGGGCCTGCCCTCCACGGTGGCTGCCGCCTACCGGCTTGCCTGCCGGCAGTTGTGTTCCCACGGCCACCGCGACGGGAATCCGCTGACTCCTGATCATCTGACGGCGCTCGCAGGTCGAGTGGCCGGGGCCCTGCAGTTCGGCCACTACGTGGCTGTGCACGACACCCCCAGCGCCACGGAGGCGGACGTGGCGCTGGCTGACCTGGATGGCGGCGACGAGCCGGGCCCGGTGGGGACGCTGTACCACTGCGGGATGCGGGAGTTGCTGGCGCTGGTGGATTCCGGGCTGATGGTCGAGGTCGGGCTGCGGCGCTGGGCCTTCGCCCACGACAGCTACCAGCAGTATCTGGCTGCCCAGTTCCTGGACCGCCACCGCATGCGTGGCGGCGCACAGCGGCAGCTGCTGTGGGTCGGAGACGGCACGTCCCGGCACGTCGTGGCACGGCACCGCGAGGTGGCTGCGTGGCGGGTGGTGGACGATCCTGCGCTGTTCTACGAGGTCCTGCGGGACGACCCCGAGGTGCTGCTGTTGGCCGACCTTACCGCGCTCCGCGGTGAGCAGCGCGAGGCCGTGGTGGGCCGGCTCCTCGACCTGGTGCGAAGCGATGACACGGTGCGACTGGACCGGTGGCTGCTGCACCGTCTGAAGCATCCGGGGCTGGCCGCTCAGCTGCGTCCCCTCCTGCACCCTTCTACAGCAGGTTCTGTGCTCTCTGCCGCGCTCAGCATCGCCCGTGCCTGCCGACTGCCCGAACTCAACGATCAGTTGCTGACCGTGGCCGAGACGCTGACGGCCGATCCGGTCCTGCGCCGGCGAGCCGTCCAGGCACTCGCCGAGGAGTTGGACGCGGACCAGGTGGCCCGGCTCAGGGCGTTGGCCGAGCACAACGACGCGGACCTTGGCCGGGTGCCGGTCCAGGAGCTGGACCCGGAGCACGTAGCCTTGCTGAGGGCACTGGCCTGGCGCGGCGATGCGGACCTGGCCGCAGCCGCGCTGGAACGGTTGTGGCCGCAGCATTTACGACTCCCCGAGTTCCTGGACCTGATCCCACCCGCAGGCAACCCAACCCAGATCCGTGCCGCATGGCTCCTGATCCAGCAGGTTCCGGACCGGCTGAGACCCGAAGACATCGACGACGCCGTAGCGTGGGCGACTCGGATTCTGGGCTCCCGGCATCCCCGGGCCGGCCTGACCCCGTCCGGCGAGGTGCAGCTGTCCGTGCGGTTGCCGGTGCGCATCCTCGCCCGGGCAATCGCGCTCCTCGACGAAGACGACACAAACAGCGACGCTGCGCACCGGGACAGGCGGCTCGACCAGGTCGCCGATGTCCTGCTCACCCTGGCGGGACGTACCGATTTCCACGACCGGCACCGGCTGGCCCAACCGGTGGGCGAGGTGCTGGTGACCCGGCCGGGCATCCGCCGAGAGCTGGGCCGCCGTGTTCTGGAACGCGGTGATGACCGCCAAGTCACCCGGCTGCTGTCCCGGCCGGGCAGCCCCGCCCTGTTCGCCACCGATGAGGCGGTGTACTGGGCCCTGCAATGGTCCACGTTGAGCCCGGACGCGCGCCGGCGCGCCGCGTGGCTGGTGCCGGCGTGGCCCGATCCAGCGGATCCGGACCTGCCGTCCGCCCTCGAACTGCGCGAGCGTTACCCGGACCTGAAGGCCGCCACCGCACGGTGGGACACCCGCGCGGAGGAAGAAGCTCAACAACAGCGCGAACAGGAAGAACAGCGCCACCGCCTGACATTTAACGAGGAACACGTACGGCAGGCCCTCACCGCGCTCAGCACAGGGGTGGGGCCACCTGAGCCTCTGTGGCAGCAGATCACCATCGAGCTGTACCGCACCGCGGACGGCAGCGAGGTAACTCAGGACAGGTGGCTGGGCGCCGTGGCAGCGGCACCGTCCTTCCCACCCGAGGACAGCGAGCTACACCGCCTGCTGCTGGACGCAGCCGCTACCGTCACCCACCGCTCAGCCGCCCTCAGCGCCGGAGCAGCCACTCCGGCCGCAGCAGACTGGAACCGGGCCGCGACCGCGTTGACCGCTCTGGCCTTGCTGGACGCCCCACGCCTGGCCGAGGCATTCGACCACCAACCCCATCGAACCGCTGCTGCCGCCGTGGCACTGGCAGCCCACGAGTGCCACCACCCCGACGACACCGCACTACAGCGCACGCTGATCACCCGCTGCACCCGACTGGCTGGCCAGGGCCTGCCGACCCTGCTCTACCAGGCGCTGGACGGCTGCAGCGAGCCGGAACTGACCAGTCTGGCCGATGCCTTCGTCCACACCGCCGTTCCTGCAGCCGTCCAGACCATGCGTGACTGGGCCCACGCTTTGGGACGCACCGACCTGCAGTGGGCGGCCGTCCTGTCCGCACTAGCCCTGGCGGGAGACCGACCGTCTCAGGAAGACCTGTGCACCGCCGTGGCCGACCCTGACGTTCAACGAGACGCCGCACGGAGCAGTTCACGCTGGGCCCGCGCCGCCGCGGCGGTGATGGGATGCCCTCAACTGCCCGCGACCTGGCCCGCCGTCAAGGCCACCCTGGCCACCCCTGGCGTTCTGGCTGCCCTCCTCGAGCGCATCATCGCCACCGGCCCTCGGGGATCTTGGCCGACCGAGACCGGTCAGCTGCCTGAGGCCGACCTCGCCGACCTATACACCAGGGTTACCGACCACATCGGTATCTCCCGCCTCGTGGACAACCAGTTCGAGGGCGGCTTCTTCACCGACGCTCCCAGCAATCTGCACCGAGAACTGCTGGGCCTGCTGATCTCCAAGAACACCCCCGAAGCGGTCCGTGAGCTGACCGACCTCGCCACACGCCATCCCGAACTTGCGGACCTGCGCTGGCACGCCAAGGCCACCGCCCGCGCCGTCGCCGAGCTCCAGGCCCAACCCCCGGTACCGGAACAATTGCGGCGCCTGGCCGCAGACACCAACCTGCGCGCCGTCACCGATGCACGCCACCTTCAGGAGATCGTGCTAGCCAGCCTAGACCGCCTCCAGGCCATCCTTCAGGGACCCAACGGCCTTGTGGTCAACTTGTGGAACCGGAAGACAGCAGCAGTCGATCACACCGACTGGTGGCCGTGCTGGGAAGAAGACTTCAGCGACCTAATCGCCATCCTCCTGCGCCAGGACATCGGTGGCCACCGCGTCGTGATCAACCGCGAAGTCCAGATCGACCGCCCCGGCTTCCCCGGCAGACGCACCGACATCCAGATCCAGGCCACCG is part of the Streptomyces sp. NBC_01262 genome and harbors:
- a CDS encoding tetratricopeptide repeat protein, coding for MTNAGFPEGAGAEYEEDRARLERLLRDRSGPPQAQAHALLEFATELLVAARNLDFGQQASTAALQRLEQEEDTDFVLRSYAHMQVGGLALIQGDQEQARLHVERMRHFAEIAGESEAQTQAEMLLANLAQARGDLAQAQQHWGQVLRLSARAEDVDQQAAANWFIGMLAVDQGKLAEARRHVEQVLALTENPLLLGGAELLLGGLARRHGNLAKAKQHARRSVELAEAANSVLGRGDSCLFAAQLSRDEGNLAEAQRLAEQALNLAEAAGDELEPEESLRFLSQAHCVAGTLARERGDLTEGQRLAEKALELAETAGSRGMQADAHDLLALIAGHEWGDLSRARQHAERALELAEATGDVLQQSRAQNKLGELAGHQSGDLTQAREQVQRALQLAEAAEDVFEQAHDHAMLGEIARVQGDPSVFEEHVKQALELAEAVHHRVGQGNAHHLLAELHYQRGQVPQAREHLEQALSLAKSAGDTPEQSKAHLMLGDLARLRHEYPSACNHAQKALELAAEAGDDIGAAKAHVVLSNTLVADSPWELATALKHMMAAIRTRERVRLRVGSSADRARILADSADWDQVALSQAASLGDGWAGLELAEIGRGEALAQLLHSRGTYGDAPEPVRALLHDLDEVHSRRGALLDPRPIADERVIDPGLLRARKEAQEELDERIAQLHRELATAVGSAFQRAFTAEPIAADSLRARLRGNVHALLLRLFPLPHGEGSGGRLLYSVWVPPEPTKSPVIEEKELTAEQVNWLTDLTSPRDAHLAGWRLLEDTGHRWRRELGECLLPAELRTHLSELSRSTEGEPPTLLIVPSGELWGLPFATLDVSGRCLLDLAALTLLPALRMLPETPPLRQPHKDGGGSAQALAYITRPDAQAERDQLAHDYGSQLDVETDPQQLVTKLRNGDRYQLGVLSVHGDAELGLAHSIELQHDPPHKLSAARLLGLSLPPRLVIGACWSTRVSSGPGEEPIGLPTVALTRGATSLTTALYPVPDKATGTILAAYYQQLAAGVPPVHALRNAQRGYIAAAQHDDSPDWELGGTPGYWAGLTLLTIEPGLQGSGDRDG